One window from the genome of Pandoraea fibrosis encodes:
- a CDS encoding LysR substrate-binding domain-containing protein, with protein sequence MIQIEDLRLIEALAQSASLSAAARMLNVTPPALSARLRKLEATLGLALATRTSRQLSLTAEGERLAREGSALLAQLDALPESFRREDKRLTGTLRIAAPFGYGRHHVAPALARFAQLHPDLRLQLDLRETPWPDKYDSDAVIHVGAVRDSSWIARALAPNERWLCASPTYLRQYGVPATPSDLLRHRCICIRENDEDVTLWRFRREVKSSAAMPRRASTRDSIRVVPAYTSNDGSVAREWAEQGLGLVLRSEWDTREAVAHGKLVRVLADWAFDSAPVTLLVPTRRGRTARLQALMAFLEDALGASTPARRKRPY encoded by the coding sequence ATGATCCAGATCGAGGACCTGCGTCTGATCGAGGCATTGGCGCAGTCGGCATCGCTCAGCGCTGCGGCGCGCATGCTCAACGTGACGCCGCCCGCACTGTCTGCCCGCCTGCGTAAGCTCGAAGCAACCCTCGGCCTTGCGCTGGCCACGCGCACGTCGCGCCAGTTGAGCCTCACGGCCGAAGGCGAGCGTCTTGCGCGCGAAGGGTCGGCGCTGCTCGCGCAACTCGATGCGCTGCCTGAATCGTTTCGCCGCGAGGACAAGCGCCTCACCGGTACGTTGCGAATTGCCGCGCCGTTCGGTTATGGCCGTCATCACGTGGCACCGGCGCTGGCGCGTTTCGCGCAGCTTCATCCCGATTTGCGTTTGCAACTGGATTTGCGCGAGACTCCCTGGCCCGACAAATACGATTCGGATGCTGTCATCCATGTGGGGGCGGTCAGAGATTCGTCGTGGATCGCGCGTGCGCTGGCACCCAACGAACGATGGCTGTGCGCCAGTCCAACGTATCTGCGGCAATACGGCGTGCCGGCCACACCGAGCGATCTATTGCGACATCGCTGTATCTGCATCCGCGAGAACGATGAGGACGTGACGTTGTGGCGATTCCGACGCGAAGTCAAATCGTCCGCTGCCATGCCCCGGCGCGCATCGACGCGCGATAGCATTCGCGTCGTTCCTGCCTACACGAGCAACGACGGCAGCGTGGCGCGCGAATGGGCCGAGCAGGGGCTGGGATTGGTGTTGCGCTCCGAATGGGACACCCGCGAGGCTGTCGCGCACGGCAAGCTGGTGCGGGTGTTGGCGGACTGGGCGTTCGACAGTGCGCCGGTCACGTTGCTCGTGCCGACGAGACGCGGGCGCACGGCGCGTCTCCAGGCGCTCATGGCATTTCTGGAGGACGCGCTGGGCGCATCGACGCCTGCACGCCGCAAGCGCCCTTATTGA
- a CDS encoding aspartate aminotransferase family protein, whose translation MSKNQDADFWRNARQHLIRYGGTFEPMIVERAQGSFVYDADGRAILDFTSGQMSAVLGHSHPDIVSVVTESIGRLDHLFSGMLSRPVVDLAKRLAEVTPEGLDRAMLLSTGAESNEAAIRMAKLVTGKYEIVGFAQSWHGMTGAAASATYSAGRKGVGPAAVGSFAIPAPFTYRPRFGPTGQYDYLAELDYAFDLIDRQSSGNLAAFIAEPILSSGGIIELPPGYLAALKRKCEERGMLLILDEAQTGIGRTGTMFAFERDGVTPDILTLSKTLGAGLPLAAIVTSAEIEERAHERGYLFYTTHVSDPLPAAVGLRVLDVVARDGLVARANVMGERLRNGLLGLMERFECVGDVRGRGLLLGMEIVKDRHTKAPADGLGAKITRECMNLGLSMNIVQLPGMGGVFRIAPPLTVSEAEVDLGVSLLGQAIERSL comes from the coding sequence GTGTCCAAGAACCAAGACGCCGACTTCTGGCGCAATGCCCGGCAGCATCTGATTCGTTATGGCGGCACGTTCGAACCGATGATCGTCGAACGGGCACAAGGCAGCTTCGTCTACGACGCCGACGGTCGCGCCATTCTCGACTTCACATCAGGTCAGATGAGCGCCGTGCTCGGCCATAGTCATCCCGACATCGTCTCGGTCGTTACCGAGTCCATCGGCCGACTCGATCACCTGTTCAGCGGCATGCTCTCGCGGCCAGTGGTCGACCTCGCCAAACGACTGGCCGAGGTCACCCCCGAGGGTCTGGACCGGGCCATGCTGTTGAGCACCGGCGCCGAGTCGAACGAGGCCGCCATCCGCATGGCGAAGCTCGTGACCGGCAAGTACGAGATCGTCGGGTTCGCGCAGTCGTGGCATGGCATGACGGGGGCCGCCGCGTCGGCCACTTACAGCGCGGGCCGTAAGGGCGTTGGCCCTGCGGCTGTCGGCTCGTTCGCGATTCCCGCCCCGTTCACCTATCGCCCGCGCTTCGGCCCAACCGGGCAGTACGACTATCTCGCCGAGCTGGATTACGCGTTCGACCTGATCGATCGCCAGTCCAGCGGCAATCTCGCCGCGTTCATTGCGGAGCCGATCCTGAGCTCCGGGGGCATCATCGAACTGCCGCCGGGCTATCTGGCAGCGCTCAAGCGCAAGTGCGAAGAACGGGGCATGTTATTGATCCTGGACGAAGCACAGACGGGCATCGGACGTACCGGCACGATGTTCGCGTTCGAGCGAGACGGCGTCACGCCGGACATTCTGACCCTCTCGAAGACCCTCGGCGCAGGGTTGCCGCTTGCCGCCATCGTGACATCGGCTGAGATTGAGGAGCGCGCCCACGAGCGTGGCTACCTGTTCTACACGACGCACGTCTCCGATCCGCTGCCCGCAGCCGTGGGCCTGCGTGTGCTCGACGTAGTGGCGCGCGACGGCCTGGTGGCGCGAGCCAATGTCATGGGCGAGCGTCTGCGCAACGGGCTGCTGGGCCTGATGGAGCGTTTCGAGTGTGTGGGGGATGTGCGTGGGCGCGGTCTTCTGCTGGGCATGGAGATCGTCAAGGATCGCCACACCAAAGCGCCGGCGGATGGCCTCGGCGCCAAGATCACGCGTGAATGCATGAACCTCGGCCTGAGCATGAACATCGTTCAGTTGCCCGGCATGGGCGGCGTATTCCGGATCGCACCGCCGTTGACCGTCAGCGAGGCGGAAGTCGATCTCGGCGTGTCGTTGCTCGGTCAGGCAATCGAGCGGTCGCTGTAA
- a CDS encoding TonB-dependent receptor: MSASSNLSRFGAFSRHALAAAAASAFAVNVHAQSSSPATNDNVSLSGTTVSAKRLDAARNALSPDTGSSVYNFDQTDIQTLPLGANTPLNQVLLQAPGVVQDSYGQLHVRGDHANLQYRIDGVIIPEAISGFGQAIDARIASQINLITGALPAQFGYRTAGIVDIHTKGSPGQEDDTGEPPKAFGGEVGVVFGSHADREVNTQLYGTKGALSYYFSARVSANDLGIENPTGERNAIHDHTNQTNAFGTMSYLLNPDNRVSFMFGTANNRFQIPNRPGVEPAYTLDNGTIPDASSLNANQQERTEFQVLSWQSHISPKLDTQISLFHRTSRVDYTPDPIGDLVYNGVAANITRRNEAYGMQADSSYKLTDRHTLRFGLFLQQEHFSVDNTSSVFPAEDGQQTSGTPISIVDNASDRGTTYGLYLQDEWKATERLTINYGARYDHVNTVTDEGQLSPRLGLTYDLTSSTRVHAGYARYFTPPATEKIDTTSVAKFLNTTNALPSDANTSVRAERSDYFDLGISHQLTSSITLGLDAYYRNVRHLQDEGQFGNALIYSTFNYDKGRIYGLEGTVNYRQGNLGAYLNVAVSRAMGQGIETGQFNFDPDELAYITNHWVHLDHDQQITASAGVSYQWGQTLLSADALFGSGLRSGFANSEHLPAYYQVNLGIGQKINVPGLGRFDAKLSVINLFDRVYELRDGTGIGVGAPQFGPRRTFYLAMSKPF, from the coding sequence ATGTCTGCCAGTTCAAATCTTTCGCGCTTCGGCGCATTCTCCCGTCACGCGCTCGCTGCGGCGGCGGCATCGGCTTTTGCCGTCAACGTTCACGCACAAAGCTCGTCGCCGGCCACCAACGACAACGTGTCGCTCTCCGGCACGACCGTCTCGGCCAAACGTCTTGACGCCGCGCGCAACGCGCTCTCGCCGGACACCGGTAGTTCGGTCTACAACTTCGACCAGACCGACATCCAGACGCTGCCGCTCGGTGCCAACACGCCCCTCAATCAAGTGCTGCTGCAAGCGCCCGGGGTGGTGCAGGATTCCTATGGGCAGTTGCATGTGCGTGGGGACCACGCCAATCTGCAGTACCGGATCGACGGCGTGATCATTCCGGAGGCCATCAGCGGTTTCGGGCAGGCCATCGATGCGCGCATCGCGTCGCAGATCAACCTGATTACCGGTGCATTGCCGGCACAGTTCGGCTATCGCACGGCGGGTATCGTCGACATTCATACCAAAGGATCACCCGGTCAGGAAGACGACACCGGCGAGCCGCCCAAGGCCTTTGGCGGCGAAGTCGGCGTGGTGTTCGGCAGCCACGCCGATCGCGAAGTCAACACCCAGTTGTATGGCACCAAGGGGGCATTGAGCTATTACTTCAGTGCGCGTGTGTCGGCCAACGACCTCGGTATCGAAAACCCGACGGGCGAGCGCAATGCGATTCACGACCATACGAACCAGACGAACGCATTCGGCACGATGTCGTATCTGCTTAATCCGGATAATCGTGTCTCGTTCATGTTCGGCACGGCCAACAATCGCTTCCAGATTCCGAATCGGCCGGGTGTCGAGCCTGCTTATACGCTCGATAACGGCACGATTCCCGATGCTTCGAGCCTCAATGCGAACCAGCAGGAGCGCACCGAGTTTCAGGTGCTGTCGTGGCAGAGCCATATCTCGCCGAAGCTCGATACGCAAATCTCGCTGTTCCACCGCACGAGCCGTGTCGACTACACGCCCGATCCGATAGGCGATCTCGTCTACAACGGGGTTGCGGCCAACATCACCCGGCGCAATGAAGCCTATGGCATGCAGGCCGACAGCAGCTACAAGCTCACGGATCGCCACACGCTGCGCTTCGGCCTGTTTTTGCAGCAGGAACACTTCAGCGTCGACAATACGTCGAGCGTGTTTCCCGCCGAAGACGGTCAGCAGACCAGCGGCACGCCGATCAGCATTGTGGACAATGCCAGCGATCGAGGCACCACATACGGTCTGTACCTTCAAGATGAATGGAAAGCGACCGAGCGTCTGACGATCAACTATGGGGCGCGCTACGATCACGTCAATACGGTCACGGACGAGGGGCAGCTTTCCCCACGGCTTGGCCTCACCTACGACCTGACCAGCAGCACCCGCGTGCATGCAGGCTATGCGCGCTACTTCACGCCGCCAGCGACCGAGAAGATCGATACCACGTCGGTGGCGAAATTCCTCAACACCACGAATGCCCTGCCCTCGGACGCGAACACCTCCGTGCGTGCCGAACGATCCGACTACTTCGATCTGGGTATCTCGCACCAGTTGACGTCGTCGATCACGCTCGGGCTCGATGCCTACTACCGCAATGTGCGGCATCTTCAGGACGAAGGTCAGTTCGGCAATGCATTGATCTATTCGACCTTCAATTACGACAAGGGGCGAATCTACGGCCTGGAAGGCACGGTCAACTATCGTCAGGGCAATCTCGGCGCCTATTTGAACGTGGCGGTCTCACGCGCCATGGGTCAGGGCATCGAGACAGGGCAGTTCAACTTCGATCCCGATGAGCTGGCGTACATCACGAATCATTGGGTGCATCTGGATCACGACCAGCAAATCACGGCGTCGGCGGGGGTGTCGTACCAATGGGGCCAGACGTTGCTCTCGGCCGATGCCCTCTTCGGCTCCGGCCTGCGCAGCGGATTCGCTAACAGCGAACACCTGCCCGCGTACTACCAGGTCAACCTCGGTATCGGGCAGAAGATCAATGTGCCGGGGCTTGGTCGCTTCGACGCCAAGCTCTCGGTCATCAATCTGTTCGATCGCGTCTACGAATTGCGCGACGGCACCGGCATTGGGGTCGGTGCGCCGCAGTTCGGCCCACGTCGCACCTTCTATCTCGCAATGTCCAAACCGTTCTGA
- a CDS encoding HAD family hydrolase encodes MSDAASPHHAHWPRAVLFDLLTALLDSWTVWNRAAGSETAGRTWRAEYLRRTYGCGAYVSYEQLVAEAAAHVGLPSSAPQALEAEWLTLPAWDGARELLQSLRPHCKLAVVTNCSKRLGHQAAQLLGVDWDVVVTSEEAGFYKPDPRPYRLALDRLGVEARDAAFVAGSGYDLFGTSAVGMRTFWHNRVGLSRPDGAPPPDKEAPTLEPALAWLRDFHKTA; translated from the coding sequence ATGTCCGACGCTGCATCCCCACACCACGCCCACTGGCCGCGTGCTGTGCTTTTCGATCTGCTCACCGCGCTGCTCGACTCGTGGACCGTATGGAACCGCGCAGCCGGCAGCGAGACTGCCGGGCGCACCTGGCGTGCCGAATACCTGCGGCGCACCTACGGTTGCGGCGCTTATGTAAGCTACGAGCAACTGGTGGCCGAGGCGGCAGCGCACGTCGGCTTGCCGTCGAGCGCGCCACAAGCGCTCGAAGCCGAATGGTTGACGTTGCCCGCGTGGGACGGCGCCCGCGAATTGCTTCAGTCGCTGCGACCGCACTGCAAGCTGGCGGTCGTCACCAATTGCTCGAAACGGCTCGGGCATCAGGCGGCGCAATTGCTGGGGGTCGACTGGGATGTCGTGGTGACGTCGGAAGAAGCCGGCTTCTACAAACCCGATCCGCGCCCGTATCGACTCGCGCTCGACCGGTTGGGCGTGGAGGCCCGCGACGCGGCATTCGTCGCTGGCTCCGGCTACGACCTGTTCGGCACGTCTGCCGTGGGAATGCGCACGTTCTGGCACAACCGCGTGGGCCTGTCGCGCCCCGATGGTGCACCGCCCCCCGATAAGGAAGCCCCCACGCTCGAACCGGCGCTCGCGTGGCTTCGCGACTTTCACAAGACTGCCTGA
- a CDS encoding glycosyltransferase family 39 protein, whose amino-acid sequence MFYVAIYAVVWALVSASLDPTVPFDAVEAFNWARNAEWGTPKNPWLVGFSMWLVLGLDGKGMAVYWYVSHFAAIAIGMLGVWHLAHRLSGDRYLAWLAMLSLHLSGAINIDMLPYNDNYLLVMFWPWMLWLFVRSLLDSPRYWPALGVAAGLATMTKYSTFALLGAMFVVTVWTPEARRHYRRPAFLLGLAILVAMIAPNVVWLAHHDFAAWRWVDDQINARLNARALYGALTAFYPVAVLALVMRMAGARFAPPARDARIVAGILLLPLIPILLYFTLHNGGRISEWLQPFAVSLPAVCVACMRPDIAARPWRIARWLVAAGLLVLAGYAVFLSANLRNAGQKFSGIKVAGVELAQRWQARYHTPLRYVGHDHLATWLTFYAPGKPRLLMRWSAQQRPNIYTKDIDEADVRAHGAILLGHPGQSCRRTSFSRTLAQWPTLTIDALETVPFSYHGDTAPIPLCVAYVGPKS is encoded by the coding sequence GTGTTTTACGTTGCGATCTACGCAGTCGTATGGGCGCTCGTTAGCGCATCACTCGACCCGACCGTGCCTTTCGACGCCGTTGAAGCATTCAATTGGGCACGCAATGCCGAATGGGGAACACCGAAGAATCCATGGCTGGTCGGGTTTTCGATGTGGCTGGTACTTGGCCTCGACGGCAAAGGGATGGCGGTCTATTGGTATGTCTCGCATTTCGCCGCCATCGCCATTGGCATGCTCGGTGTCTGGCATCTCGCGCATCGCCTCTCGGGGGACCGCTACCTCGCCTGGCTTGCCATGTTGAGCCTGCACCTGTCGGGGGCGATCAACATCGACATGCTTCCGTACAACGACAACTACCTGCTCGTCATGTTCTGGCCGTGGATGCTCTGGTTGTTCGTTCGCAGCCTGCTCGATTCGCCGAGGTACTGGCCGGCATTGGGTGTGGCCGCCGGGCTGGCGACCATGACGAAGTACTCGACGTTCGCGCTGCTCGGCGCCATGTTCGTCGTCACGGTCTGGACACCGGAGGCACGACGTCACTACCGCCGTCCGGCCTTTCTGCTGGGACTGGCGATCCTTGTTGCCATGATCGCGCCCAACGTCGTATGGCTTGCCCATCACGACTTCGCCGCATGGCGCTGGGTGGACGATCAGATCAACGCACGACTGAACGCCCGCGCCCTTTACGGCGCACTCACGGCCTTCTACCCCGTGGCCGTGCTGGCGCTCGTGATGCGCATGGCCGGCGCTCGCTTTGCGCCGCCGGCGCGCGATGCCCGAATCGTGGCCGGTATTTTGCTGTTGCCTCTGATCCCGATTCTGCTGTACTTCACCTTGCATAACGGCGGACGCATCTCGGAGTGGCTCCAACCGTTCGCTGTCTCGCTACCCGCCGTATGCGTGGCGTGCATGCGGCCAGACATCGCCGCCCGTCCATGGCGCATTGCACGCTGGCTGGTCGCGGCGGGTTTGCTCGTGCTGGCCGGATACGCCGTGTTTCTGAGCGCCAATCTGCGCAATGCAGGACAAAAGTTCAGCGGCATCAAGGTAGCGGGCGTCGAGCTGGCGCAGCGCTGGCAAGCCCGCTATCACACTCCCTTGCGCTACGTCGGTCACGATCACCTCGCCACATGGCTCACGTTTTATGCGCCGGGCAAGCCTCGCCTGCTCATGCGGTGGTCGGCGCAGCAGCGCCCCAACATCTACACGAAAGACATCGACGAGGCAGACGTTCGCGCGCACGGCGCCATATTGCTCGGCCACCCCGGACAATCTTGCCGGCGTACCAGCTTCTCGCGCACCTTGGCACAATGGCCGACGCTCACAATCGACGCCCTTGAAACCGTGCCGTTTTCGTATCACGGCGACACCGCCCCCATTCCACTTTGCGTGGCCTACGTCGGGCCGAAATCGTGA
- a CDS encoding carboxymuconolactone decarboxylase family protein — protein MSQQKPVEYASASPEVKAVFDDIKATRGVPDVNNFWKYIAQHPPTLARTWDSIKDVMAPGALDPLIKELIYVAVSVTNNCGYCVASHTAAARRAGMTDEMFGELLGVVGMANETNRLAVGYRVPVDPAFE, from the coding sequence ATGAGCCAGCAAAAGCCAGTTGAGTACGCCTCCGCCTCCCCTGAAGTCAAAGCCGTCTTCGACGATATCAAGGCCACGCGCGGCGTGCCCGACGTCAATAACTTCTGGAAGTACATCGCGCAGCACCCGCCAACGCTGGCGCGCACGTGGGACAGCATCAAGGACGTGATGGCGCCGGGAGCCCTCGATCCGCTCATCAAGGAGCTGATCTATGTGGCGGTCAGCGTCACGAACAACTGCGGGTATTGCGTGGCCAGCCACACGGCAGCGGCGCGCCGTGCAGGCATGACCGACGAAATGTTCGGCGAGTTGCTTGGTGTGGTGGGCATGGCGAATGAAACGAACCGGCTCGCGGTGGGGTACCGCGTGCCGGTCGATCCTGCATTCGAGTAA
- a CDS encoding methyl-accepting chemotaxis protein — protein MLKNWTIRWRLRVAVAGLAGLVLVIGGLALLGLRGTVGSLREVYNKELTSTRLLGEAEIHIGRARAVVLRAPQAPSAEIKAADVKKGTEYWGESEKAWQAYLALPADADEQRLATEVTSARQALKDAFTQVQNSITAGQTDAYYEQAAVLGKRYTAYVNANDALKQLYDRRAKESFDSATGTYDRLFAITLGAIVFAVVAAFLTARSLDRAITRPLGDVLDHFKEIADGNLQRAVHVTSNDEMGRLLDALANMKAQLGETVAKVRKSGEAIAASAREIAAGNLDLSARTEQQAASLEETAASMEQLTSTVRQNMEHARQANQLARQASEQTGAGDTAMVQVTDTMRAIDAGSAKIRDIISLIDGIAFQTNILALNAAVEAARAGEQGRGFAVVAGEVRTLAQRSASAARDIKTLIETSADRSAAGSRIVGEAGTAMHSIADSVRRVTDIMAEITAASEEQTAGIDQVARAVTQMDEVTQQNAALVEQASAAAQSLAEQAESLKQAVAVFRLAHQADDGFDSGSATTARARLHAVTSF, from the coding sequence ATGTTGAAGAATTGGACGATTCGTTGGCGGTTAAGGGTGGCCGTGGCTGGTCTGGCCGGTCTGGTGCTGGTGATCGGAGGGCTCGCACTGCTGGGCTTGCGAGGCACCGTTGGCAGTTTGCGCGAGGTGTACAACAAGGAGCTCACCAGCACGCGTTTGCTGGGCGAAGCGGAAATTCATATCGGACGGGCGCGAGCGGTCGTGCTGCGTGCGCCTCAGGCGCCAAGCGCCGAGATCAAGGCGGCTGACGTCAAAAAGGGCACCGAATATTGGGGGGAGTCGGAGAAGGCATGGCAAGCCTACCTCGCGTTGCCGGCCGACGCTGACGAGCAGCGTCTTGCCACCGAGGTGACAAGCGCACGACAGGCGCTCAAGGACGCGTTCACACAGGTTCAGAACAGCATCACCGCCGGGCAGACCGACGCCTACTATGAGCAGGCCGCCGTGCTTGGCAAGCGCTATACGGCATACGTCAACGCCAACGACGCCCTCAAGCAGCTTTACGACCGGCGCGCCAAGGAAAGCTTCGATTCGGCGACCGGCACGTACGACCGATTGTTCGCCATCACGCTCGGCGCGATCGTGTTCGCCGTCGTCGCCGCATTCCTCACGGCCCGCTCGCTCGATCGGGCAATTACGCGCCCTCTGGGCGACGTTCTCGATCATTTCAAGGAAATCGCCGACGGCAACCTGCAACGCGCCGTGCATGTGACCTCGAACGACGAGATGGGACGGCTTCTGGATGCCCTTGCCAACATGAAAGCGCAACTGGGCGAAACGGTCGCCAAGGTGCGCAAGAGTGGCGAGGCGATTGCCGCAAGCGCCCGCGAGATCGCCGCAGGGAATCTGGATTTGTCGGCGCGCACCGAGCAGCAAGCGGCCTCGCTGGAGGAAACGGCGGCCAGCATGGAGCAACTGACGAGTACCGTGCGTCAGAACATGGAACACGCCCGGCAGGCCAACCAATTGGCGCGTCAGGCCAGCGAACAGACAGGCGCGGGCGATACCGCAATGGTGCAGGTCACCGACACGATGCGGGCGATCGATGCGGGCTCCGCCAAGATTCGCGACATCATCTCGCTGATCGACGGCATCGCGTTCCAGACCAATATTCTGGCGCTGAACGCGGCCGTGGAAGCGGCACGGGCCGGCGAGCAAGGGCGTGGCTTCGCCGTGGTCGCGGGCGAAGTGCGCACGCTCGCGCAGCGCTCGGCCAGTGCCGCACGGGATATCAAGACACTGATCGAGACGTCTGCGGATCGCTCGGCAGCGGGCAGCCGCATTGTCGGCGAGGCGGGCACGGCCATGCACAGCATCGCCGACAGCGTGCGACGCGTGACCGACATCATGGCGGAAATTACGGCGGCGTCCGAAGAGCAGACGGCGGGCATCGACCAGGTCGCGCGAGCCGTCACGCAAATGGACGAAGTCACGCAGCAGAACGCCGCGCTGGTCGAGCAGGCATCGGCCGCGGCGCAGTCGCTCGCCGAGCAGGCCGAATCGCTCAAGCAAGCCGTTGCCGTATTCCGTCTGGCGCATCAGGCCGACGATGGGTTCGACTCGGGGAGCGCAACGACGGCTCGGGCGCGTTTGCACGCCGTGACGTCGTTCTGA
- a CDS encoding alpha/beta hydrolase, with translation MFRQRGAGLARQLAVGVMASAALFSLSANASEVVSSEVYSKNLARPLTYNVYLPTGYEASGSTRYPVLYLLHGNDGVKNDWVVKGHMQSTMDELIGHGDIPPAIVIMPDANTNWYVDLKERMETAFFSELIPHVEKSYRAIKTRDGRLIGGLSMGGYGAMRYALKYPEKFKAAALLSPAIYNPEPPKDSSARFVKVFAEPNTNGEYSARVWQQNNYPAYFDEFLKKGIKVPMYINSGDDDDFNIEMEATRFYELLRANKQPAELRIVDGKHEWSVWSSTLADALKYIFRDVQRPQRNP, from the coding sequence ATGTTCCGTCAACGCGGCGCGGGTCTGGCTCGCCAATTGGCTGTGGGGGTGATGGCGAGTGCTGCACTTTTCAGTCTGTCCGCCAACGCGAGCGAAGTGGTCTCGAGCGAGGTCTACAGCAAGAATCTGGCACGGCCGCTGACTTACAACGTGTACTTGCCGACAGGCTACGAGGCGAGCGGCAGCACGCGCTACCCGGTGTTGTACTTGCTGCATGGCAACGACGGCGTGAAGAACGATTGGGTCGTCAAGGGACACATGCAGTCCACCATGGACGAGTTGATTGGGCACGGCGATATTCCGCCGGCGATCGTCATCATGCCGGACGCCAATACCAACTGGTACGTCGACCTGAAAGAGCGCATGGAGACGGCATTCTTCAGCGAGTTGATCCCGCACGTCGAGAAGAGCTATCGCGCGATCAAGACGCGTGACGGACGCCTGATCGGTGGTTTGTCGATGGGGGGATACGGCGCGATGCGTTACGCACTCAAGTACCCGGAGAAGTTCAAGGCGGCCGCACTGCTGAGCCCGGCCATCTACAATCCGGAGCCGCCCAAGGATTCGTCCGCCCGCTTCGTGAAGGTGTTCGCCGAACCGAATACCAATGGCGAGTACAGCGCACGCGTCTGGCAGCAGAACAACTATCCGGCGTACTTCGACGAGTTCCTCAAGAAGGGCATCAAGGTGCCGATGTACATCAACTCGGGCGACGACGACGATTTCAACATCGAAATGGAAGCCACGCGCTTCTATGAGTTGCTGCGTGCGAACAAGCAACCGGCCGAGTTGCGCATCGTGGACGGCAAGCACGAATGGTCGGTCTGGTCGAGCACCTTGGCCGACGCATTGAAGTACATCTTCCGCGACGTTCAGCGTCCGCAGCGCAACCCCTGA
- a CDS encoding LysR substrate-binding domain-containing protein: MKDRSEANTLSVSLEIDLLRSFVAIAQAGSLSRAAQRIARTQSALSQQMKRLEDIVDQPLLQRTGRGVVLTNPGERLLGHAQRILRAHDEAMADMSGRGLSGTLRFGCPDDYAAAFLPHLLREFAVAHPHAFVEVICEPTPRLLEQLKRHALDLALISLPEGVDEGSVIRREPLVWIGNPGLDAVLTNPGEPLPLALSDPDTLDHIAACEALTQAGRAYRIAYASSNLSGLTALARSGQAFAVMTQTAVPADLRIVTGDTLPSLPSVGITVKFDRARPNHLSMAFADHIRHTLAVL; this comes from the coding sequence ATGAAAGATAGAAGTGAGGCTAATACCTTGAGTGTCTCTCTTGAAATCGATCTGCTGCGGTCGTTCGTTGCGATTGCTCAGGCGGGATCGCTCAGCCGTGCGGCGCAGCGTATAGCCCGCACACAATCGGCGCTGAGCCAGCAAATGAAACGCCTGGAGGACATCGTCGATCAGCCGCTGTTGCAGCGCACCGGGCGAGGGGTGGTGCTGACGAATCCGGGGGAGCGATTGCTCGGCCATGCCCAGCGAATCCTTCGGGCGCATGACGAGGCCATGGCCGATATGTCGGGCAGGGGCCTGAGCGGCACCCTCCGCTTCGGTTGTCCTGACGACTATGCCGCCGCATTTCTGCCGCATCTGCTGCGCGAATTCGCCGTGGCGCATCCGCATGCATTCGTGGAAGTGATTTGCGAGCCGACGCCACGACTGCTGGAGCAACTGAAGCGGCATGCCCTCGATCTGGCGCTGATTTCCCTGCCGGAAGGCGTCGACGAGGGCAGTGTCATCCGCCGTGAGCCGTTGGTGTGGATTGGGAATCCGGGGCTGGACGCGGTACTGACCAATCCCGGCGAGCCGTTGCCGCTGGCCTTGTCCGACCCCGATACGCTCGATCACATCGCCGCGTGCGAGGCGTTGACACAAGCGGGCAGGGCGTATCGGATTGCCTACGCGAGCAGCAATCTGTCGGGGCTGACGGCGTTGGCACGTTCGGGGCAGGCCTTTGCGGTCATGACACAGACCGCGGTGCCGGCAGATTTACGCATTGTTACAGGTGATACGCTGCCGAGCTTGCCCTCGGTCGGGATTACGGTAAAGTTCGATCGCGCACGTCCGAATCACCTGAGCATGGCGTTTGCCGATCACATCCGGCACACGCTGGCCGTGTTATAG